The following are encoded together in the Microcaecilia unicolor chromosome 12, aMicUni1.1, whole genome shotgun sequence genome:
- the C4BPB gene encoding C4b-binding protein beta chain isoform X2: MMNKILPGLCLIQALVVALWAESCSEPPQVPNSVWNIDTSNGTKVTYRCTKGQLFGEQTLFCNASRQWHASPPVCKEACGKPRPIEHAKLQYPADEISVHAVGAKVHYACSLGYYATSGLTESICRHDFTWSDPALVCAPPSSHCMKPRVENGEITSEGKERYSAEDTVTFQCSAGFQLEGSPYVTCTENGGWKPELPKCMKYTTSNMKEFLYHGKKLEDLKPRLELYKLSLEIQKLELEIKQKQEA, translated from the exons CTGAGAGCTGTTCTGAGCCTCCCCAGGTTCCGAACAGTGTATGGAACATCGATACTTCTAATGGAACAAAGGTAACCTACAGATGCACCAAGGGCCAGCTCTTTGGAGAGCAAACGCTCTTTTGTAATGCTTCACGGCAGTGGCACGCTTCCCCACCTGTCTGCAAAG AAGCGTGCGGAAAGCCTCGACCGATAGAACATGCCAAGCTCCAATATCCAGCGGATGAAATCAGTGTCCATGCCGTTGGCGCAAAGGTGCATTACGCATGCTCTCTTGGTTATTACGCAACATCTGGACTCACCGAATCTATTTGTAGGCATGATTTCACTTGGTCAGACCCCGCCTTAGTCTGTGCAC CCCCGAGCTCTCACTGCATGAAGCCAAGGGTAGAAAATGGAGAGATCACGTCAGAGGGGAAGGAAAGGTACAGCGCAGAGGACACGGTGACTTTCCAGTGTTCAGCGGGGTTCCAACTGGAAGGAAGTCCATATGTCACGTGTACTGAGAATGGCGGGTGGAAGCCAGAATTACCCAAGTGTATG AAATATACTACGTCAAACATGAAGGAATTCCTGTACCACGGAAAAAAGCTGGAAGACCTGAAGCCTCGTTTGGAGCTGTACAAACTTTCCCTGGAAATTCAGAAATTAGAGCTGGAAATTaaacagaaacaggaagcctaa
- the C4BPB gene encoding C4b-binding protein beta chain isoform X3 yields MMNKILPGLCLIQALVVALWAESCSEPPQVPNSVWNIDTSNGTKVTYRCTKGQLFGEQTLFCNASRQWHASPPVCKDCSKKSTCEEASDSWKVPELELSWLERLYDFFHSPSSHCMKPRVENGEITSEGKERYSAEDTVTFQCSAGFQLEGSPYVTCTENGGWKPELPKCMKYTTSNMKEFLYHGKKLEDLKPRLELYKLSLEIQKLELEIKQKQEA; encoded by the exons CTGAGAGCTGTTCTGAGCCTCCCCAGGTTCCGAACAGTGTATGGAACATCGATACTTCTAATGGAACAAAGGTAACCTACAGATGCACCAAGGGCCAGCTCTTTGGAGAGCAAACGCTCTTTTGTAATGCTTCACGGCAGTGGCACGCTTCCCCACCTGTCTGCAAAG ACTGTTCTAAGAAAAGCACATGTGAGGAGGCCTCGGACTCTTGGAAGGTTCCTGAACTAGAACTGTCTTGGCTAGAGCGGTTGTATGATTTCTTTCACT CCCCGAGCTCTCACTGCATGAAGCCAAGGGTAGAAAATGGAGAGATCACGTCAGAGGGGAAGGAAAGGTACAGCGCAGAGGACACGGTGACTTTCCAGTGTTCAGCGGGGTTCCAACTGGAAGGAAGTCCATATGTCACGTGTACTGAGAATGGCGGGTGGAAGCCAGAATTACCCAAGTGTATG AAATATACTACGTCAAACATGAAGGAATTCCTGTACCACGGAAAAAAGCTGGAAGACCTGAAGCCTCGTTTGGAGCTGTACAAACTTTCCCTGGAAATTCAGAAATTAGAGCTGGAAATTaaacagaaacaggaagcctaa
- the C4BPB gene encoding C4b-binding protein beta chain isoform X1 gives MMNKILPGLCLIQALVVALWAESCSEPPQVPNSVWNIDTSNGTKVTYRCTKGQLFGEQTLFCNASRQWHASPPVCKEACGKPRPIEHAKLQYPADEISVHAVGAKVHYACSLGYYATSGLTESICRHDFTWSDPALVCAHCSKKSTCEEASDSWKVPELELSWLERLYDFFHSPSSHCMKPRVENGEITSEGKERYSAEDTVTFQCSAGFQLEGSPYVTCTENGGWKPELPKCMKYTTSNMKEFLYHGKKLEDLKPRLELYKLSLEIQKLELEIKQKQEA, from the exons CTGAGAGCTGTTCTGAGCCTCCCCAGGTTCCGAACAGTGTATGGAACATCGATACTTCTAATGGAACAAAGGTAACCTACAGATGCACCAAGGGCCAGCTCTTTGGAGAGCAAACGCTCTTTTGTAATGCTTCACGGCAGTGGCACGCTTCCCCACCTGTCTGCAAAG AAGCGTGCGGAAAGCCTCGACCGATAGAACATGCCAAGCTCCAATATCCAGCGGATGAAATCAGTGTCCATGCCGTTGGCGCAAAGGTGCATTACGCATGCTCTCTTGGTTATTACGCAACATCTGGACTCACCGAATCTATTTGTAGGCATGATTTCACTTGGTCAGACCCCGCCTTAGTCTGTGCAC ACTGTTCTAAGAAAAGCACATGTGAGGAGGCCTCGGACTCTTGGAAGGTTCCTGAACTAGAACTGTCTTGGCTAGAGCGGTTGTATGATTTCTTTCACT CCCCGAGCTCTCACTGCATGAAGCCAAGGGTAGAAAATGGAGAGATCACGTCAGAGGGGAAGGAAAGGTACAGCGCAGAGGACACGGTGACTTTCCAGTGTTCAGCGGGGTTCCAACTGGAAGGAAGTCCATATGTCACGTGTACTGAGAATGGCGGGTGGAAGCCAGAATTACCCAAGTGTATG AAATATACTACGTCAAACATGAAGGAATTCCTGTACCACGGAAAAAAGCTGGAAGACCTGAAGCCTCGTTTGGAGCTGTACAAACTTTCCCTGGAAATTCAGAAATTAGAGCTGGAAATTaaacagaaacaggaagcctaa